A genomic stretch from Desulfotignum balticum DSM 7044 includes:
- a CDS encoding zinc-dependent alcohol dehydrogenase — MKAAQFFKANTLRIEEVPDTQIEEKNQVKVKISAAGICGSDLHVYRSGAYITRTPITMGHEFSGQVTEIGDKVKDFKVGDCVIGDSRVYCYNCRYCLAKKYNNCESLGFLGEVCEGAFAGSIVVPAKNLLKICKDVPAPIAALAEPLAVALHAIGKSITEGKRILIFGAGPIGALIHAVLIKRGVSDITIAEISEYRRGVISETQSDSIITAIPEGKFDLIFETTGSAIVLKDLLPKALDKDAEAILVGLFSKEMLFNFTDIVEHGWKFIGSNCFDKELPMAVKLLEDNYKDFQHVVSHQLPIINTQDGFDLLLSPEAKAMKVILIP; from the coding sequence ATGAAAGCGGCACAGTTTTTTAAAGCTAATACTTTGCGTATAGAAGAAGTCCCTGACACTCAAATCGAAGAAAAAAACCAAGTCAAAGTAAAAATCTCTGCTGCCGGCATTTGTGGATCAGACTTACATGTTTATCGTTCAGGTGCATATATCACCCGGACACCGATCACTATGGGGCATGAATTCTCAGGGCAGGTTACTGAAATCGGAGATAAGGTTAAAGATTTTAAGGTTGGTGACTGTGTAATTGGAGATTCCCGCGTATACTGTTATAATTGCAGATATTGTCTCGCAAAAAAGTATAATAATTGTGAAAGTTTAGGATTTCTCGGGGAAGTGTGTGAAGGTGCATTCGCTGGTTCGATAGTTGTTCCGGCTAAAAATCTTCTTAAAATATGCAAAGATGTTCCTGCCCCGATAGCCGCCCTTGCTGAGCCATTAGCCGTAGCCCTACACGCTATTGGTAAAAGCATAACTGAGGGAAAAAGAATTTTGATATTTGGAGCGGGGCCTATAGGTGCTCTGATACATGCTGTTTTAATAAAACGGGGTGTTAGCGATATCACTATTGCAGAAATCTCTGAATATCGGCGTGGTGTGATTTCAGAGACCCAAAGTGATTCCATTATTACCGCCATACCAGAAGGAAAATTTGATTTAATTTTTGAGACAACCGGCTCTGCAATTGTGTTAAAAGACCTTCTTCCCAAAGCCTTGGACAAGGATGCCGAGGCAATTCTCGTTGGCCTTTTCTCCAAAGAAATGCTGTTTAATTTTACTGATATTGTGGAGCACGGGTGGAAATTTATAGGGAGCAACTGTTTTGATAAAGAGTTACCTATGGCGGTAAAATTGTTAGAGGATAACTATAAAGATTTTCAGCATGTTGTGAGCCATCAACTGCCAATCATAAATACTCAGGATGGATTTGATCTTCTTTTATCTCCAGAAGCAAAGGCTATGAAAGTTATCTTAATACCCTGA
- the hutI gene encoding imidazolonepropionase, translating into MSDLGIIEEGAVIIQDGIIKDVGKSSEILKDFNTEGFKVIDAKDKAVLPGFVDSHTHFVFGGYRPDEFAWRLRGDSYMDIMNRGGGIANSVKATRNATKQSLVVLGLKRLDSMMAFGVTTVEGKSGYGLDRDTEIKQLEVMKKLGDKHPMDIVSTFLGAHAIPPEFKGKEDEFIDHIIDMLPEVAEKKLADFCDIFCEKNVFSLDQSKRLLLRAKELGMGAKIHADEIVQLGGAELAAEVGAVSADHLLQASDQGIKDMAEKGVVATLLPGTAFSLKESYARGRYMIDQGCAVALATDFNPGSCFSESIPLIFALATLYMNLSTEEAITALTINGAAAINRAQSIGSIDKGKLGDLIILEFPSYRFIPYHVGVNTVETVIKKGKIVLSEKK; encoded by the coding sequence ATGTCTGATCTTGGCATCATCGAAGAGGGTGCCGTGATCATCCAGGATGGCATCATCAAAGATGTGGGTAAATCCAGCGAGATTCTCAAGGATTTTAATACCGAAGGGTTTAAGGTGATTGATGCCAAAGACAAGGCGGTGCTCCCCGGGTTTGTGGATTCCCACACCCATTTTGTTTTTGGGGGGTACAGGCCGGATGAGTTTGCCTGGAGGCTCCGTGGAGACAGCTACATGGATATCATGAACCGGGGAGGGGGCATTGCAAATTCAGTCAAAGCCACCCGGAATGCCACAAAACAATCTCTTGTGGTTTTGGGGTTAAAGCGACTGGATTCCATGATGGCCTTCGGGGTGACAACCGTTGAAGGCAAGAGCGGTTACGGGCTGGACCGTGATACTGAGATCAAGCAGCTTGAGGTGATGAAAAAATTGGGAGACAAACATCCTATGGATATTGTATCTACTTTTCTGGGAGCCCATGCAATTCCTCCTGAATTCAAGGGAAAAGAGGATGAATTCATTGATCACATCATTGATATGCTGCCTGAAGTGGCTGAAAAAAAACTGGCTGACTTTTGTGATATCTTTTGTGAGAAAAATGTTTTTTCTCTGGATCAGTCGAAAAGATTGCTTTTACGGGCAAAAGAACTGGGGATGGGTGCCAAGATCCATGCAGATGAAATTGTCCAACTGGGCGGTGCAGAGCTTGCTGCGGAGGTGGGAGCTGTGTCTGCCGACCATCTTCTCCAGGCATCGGACCAGGGCATAAAAGATATGGCAGAAAAAGGGGTTGTGGCAACTCTTTTGCCGGGCACGGCATTCAGTCTAAAAGAGTCCTATGCCCGGGGACGGTATATGATTGACCAGGGGTGCGCTGTTGCATTGGCAACGGATTTTAACCCGGGTTCCTGTTTTTCAGAGTCCATTCCCCTTATATTTGCCCTGGCAACATTGTACATGAATCTGAGTACTGAAGAAGCGATCACAGCACTGACCATAAATGGGGCTGCAGCCATCAACCGGGCCCAGAGCATTGGGAGTATTGACAAGGGAAAGCTGGGGGATCTGATCATCCTTGAGTTTCCATCCTACCGCTTTATCCCCTACCATGTGGGGGTCAATACTGTGGAAACGGTCATCAAGAAGGGAAAAATTGTTTTATCTGAAAAAAAATGA
- a CDS encoding ABC transporter permease translates to MPKKMHFQLFVLNNLIWAILIIFFSINALFTPSFMQYDNVINIFYHSSILGMLVLGQGLILLTGNLDLSLESTLAFAPAVAMITATQWIPGLNPYVTILLTLIIGGLIGFFNGSIVAYLGIHSFIHSLSMLIILRGVTLFLVPFAIFKLDPVYSFVGNERIIGNMPVAVVLMFAVFLIMHFVMGKTPFGRYLLATGGNPDASYISGINTKQIVTYAFICAGVLAAIAGLLAAGRQDAINNTMGKDMVLLSFAGAILGGCSLDGGRGTPLGMLGGALLLGMIDNSLTLIGVNVFLLYACYGIIIFLAVLLDRAKTKWRDHLFHQESLRKLEENVEQRVACKTASA, encoded by the coding sequence ATGCCAAAAAAAATGCATTTCCAACTCTTTGTTCTAAATAACCTGATCTGGGCAATTCTGATCATATTTTTTTCGATAAATGCCCTATTTACACCGAGTTTCATGCAATATGACAATGTAATTAATATCTTTTATCACTCCTCTATCTTGGGTATGCTTGTTCTAGGGCAAGGCTTAATACTCCTGACAGGAAACCTGGATCTTTCCCTTGAATCGACACTTGCATTTGCACCGGCAGTTGCAATGATTACAGCGACGCAGTGGATTCCTGGATTAAATCCATATGTAACAATTTTATTGACTTTGATTATTGGCGGTTTAATCGGTTTTTTTAATGGAAGTATTGTTGCTTATTTAGGAATTCATTCCTTTATCCATTCATTGTCAATGCTGATTATTTTGCGAGGTGTCACACTTTTTTTAGTGCCTTTTGCAATATTTAAACTTGACCCAGTTTATTCCTTTGTCGGAAATGAAAGAATAATAGGTAATATGCCTGTTGCGGTAGTTTTAATGTTCGCCGTCTTTCTGATAATGCATTTTGTTATGGGTAAAACTCCTTTCGGACGGTATTTGCTTGCCACAGGAGGTAATCCTGATGCAAGCTATATTTCCGGAATAAATACTAAACAGATAGTTACATACGCTTTTATATGTGCTGGAGTCTTGGCTGCAATAGCTGGTTTGCTAGCTGCCGGAAGACAAGACGCAATAAATAACACGATGGGTAAAGATATGGTTTTACTCTCATTTGCAGGTGCAATTTTAGGCGGGTGTAGTCTGGACGGAGGGAGAGGAACACCCCTTGGAATGTTAGGTGGTGCATTACTTTTGGGGATGATTGATAATTCTCTTACCTTGATCGGCGTAAATGTTTTTCTGCTATATGCCTGTTATGGTATTATTATTTTTCTTGCTGTGCTTCTTGACCGGGCAAAAACAAAATGGCGTGACCACCTCTTTCACCAGGAAAGTTTAAGAAAACTTGAAGAAAATGTTGAGCAACGAGTCGCTTGCAAAACTGCATCGGCATAA
- a CDS encoding urocanate hydratase, producing MKNIDVSNAMTIKMDEIFTQLPPMPDFEEGIRRAPKRPMTLNRGEVQLALKNALRYLPEAWHEKMAPEFLDELLIYGRIYGYRFRPVGRIYGKSIDEYKGKCVEGKAFQVMIENNLDFEIGLYPYEMVTYGETGQVCQNWMQYLIIKKYLENITQDQTLVVESGHPLGLFKSSPTSPRAIITNALMIGLFDDQENWERAMSLGVANYGQMTAGGWMYIGPQGIVHGTYGTLLNAARLELGVPEDGDLTGKLFVTSGLGGMSGAQGKAIEIANGVGIIAEVDESRIKTRYDQGWVSMVTKDPGETFSAAKKAMEEKNALAIAFHGNVVDLLEYAVDNDIHIELLSDQTSCHVAHGGGYCPQGLTFEQRTDMLKDDPEKFIEMVDKTLVHHYKLIKALVDKGTYFFDYGNAFMRSVFDAGVTEICKNGENTLDGFIFPSYVEDIMGPLMFDYGYGPFRWVCLTGKQEDLLKTDQAAMGCIDPDRRSQDRDNYIWIRDAHKNKLVVGTQARILYQDAMGRVNIALKFNDMVRQGEIGPVMLGRDHHDTGGTDSPFRETANIKDGSNIMADMAVQCFAGNCARGMSLVALHNGGGVGIGKAINGGFGLVLDGSSRIDDIIRRAMLWDVMGGVARRSWARNEHSMETCVEFNEMCKGEAHITIPYLTDEAMIQALVDEKLKK from the coding sequence ATGAAAAATATTGATGTTTCAAATGCAATGACCATTAAAATGGATGAGATTTTTACACAGCTTCCCCCCATGCCTGATTTTGAAGAAGGAATCAGAAGAGCGCCAAAACGGCCCATGACCCTTAATCGAGGCGAAGTCCAGCTGGCACTGAAAAATGCTCTGCGATACCTGCCCGAAGCCTGGCACGAAAAAATGGCGCCTGAATTTTTGGACGAACTTTTAATTTATGGCCGGATCTATGGGTATCGATTCAGACCTGTGGGTCGTATTTATGGTAAATCCATTGACGAGTACAAAGGAAAATGTGTTGAAGGCAAAGCGTTCCAGGTGATGATAGAAAATAACCTGGATTTTGAAATCGGGCTGTATCCCTATGAAATGGTGACCTATGGTGAAACCGGTCAGGTATGCCAGAACTGGATGCAATACCTGATCATTAAAAAATATCTTGAAAATATCACCCAGGATCAGACCCTTGTGGTTGAATCCGGACACCCTCTGGGACTGTTTAAATCCTCTCCTACATCTCCCCGGGCCATTATCACCAATGCCCTGATGATCGGGCTTTTTGATGATCAGGAAAACTGGGAACGGGCCATGTCCCTGGGGGTTGCCAATTATGGACAGATGACGGCCGGCGGATGGATGTATATCGGTCCCCAGGGAATTGTACACGGCACCTATGGTACGCTTCTAAATGCCGCCAGGCTTGAGCTGGGTGTTCCCGAGGATGGAGATCTTACAGGAAAGCTTTTTGTCACATCCGGTCTTGGCGGCATGAGTGGTGCCCAGGGGAAGGCTATCGAGATTGCCAATGGGGTCGGCATCATCGCAGAAGTTGACGAATCCAGGATTAAAACCCGGTATGATCAGGGGTGGGTCAGCATGGTTACAAAAGACCCTGGTGAAACCTTTAGCGCAGCAAAAAAAGCAATGGAAGAAAAAAATGCCCTGGCCATTGCCTTTCACGGGAATGTGGTGGATCTGCTGGAATATGCTGTTGACAACGATATTCACATTGAGCTGCTGTCCGATCAGACATCTTGTCACGTGGCCCATGGCGGCGGATATTGTCCCCAGGGCCTGACCTTTGAACAGCGCACCGACATGCTTAAGGATGATCCTGAAAAATTTATTGAAATGGTGGATAAAACCCTTGTTCATCATTATAAACTCATTAAAGCCCTGGTGGACAAAGGGACCTATTTCTTTGATTACGGCAATGCATTCATGCGGTCTGTCTTTGATGCAGGAGTTACCGAAATTTGTAAAAACGGGGAAAATACCCTGGACGGCTTTATCTTTCCCTCCTATGTTGAAGATATCATGGGGCCTTTGATGTTTGATTATGGTTACGGCCCCTTTAGATGGGTATGCCTCACCGGTAAACAGGAAGATCTGTTAAAGACAGACCAAGCAGCCATGGGCTGCATTGATCCGGACAGAAGAAGCCAGGACCGGGATAATTATATCTGGATCAGGGATGCCCATAAAAATAAGCTGGTGGTTGGAACCCAGGCCAGGATTCTCTACCAGGATGCCATGGGCCGGGTGAACATAGCCCTTAAATTCAACGATATGGTCCGGCAGGGAGAGATAGGGCCCGTGATGCTGGGCCGGGATCACCACGATACCGGCGGAACAGACTCCCCCTTCAGGGAAACGGCAAACATCAAGGACGGCAGTAATATCATGGCGGATATGGCTGTCCAGTGCTTTGCCGGAAACTGTGCCAGAGGTATGAGTCTTGTGGCCCTGCACAATGGTGGCGGCGTTGGAATCGGCAAGGCTATTAACGGCGGATTCGGCTTGGTCCTTGACGGAAGCTCACGCATAGACGACATCATAAGACGGGCCATGCTCTGGGATGTCATGGGCGGTGTTGCAAGACGTTCCTGGGCACGGAACGAACATTCCATGGAGACCTGTGTGGAGTTCAATGAAATGTGCAAAGGCGAGGCCCATATTACCATCCCCTACCTTACCGATGAGGCCATGATCCAGGCGCTGGTGGATGAAAAATTAAAAAAATAA
- a CDS encoding sugar ABC transporter ATP-binding protein, which produces MYQTTEPMLDRTKKVLLKLKNICKLYPGTVALNKVNVNIKAGECHGIIGKNGAGKTTLVKIISGVIPPSTGEIFIDGKLCHNLTRRQAKKLGISIVTQEPQIIPEFTVAENLLFPDYHCMFGKQISWNKIYKIAEKALLDAKFPMQLDATGADLSVSEQQLLLVIKAFFVDQNNIVILDEVTSALSQKDQEYLFELIDQQKQQGKAIILISHRMSEIIRMCDSITVLRDSVIVVSKSKGKMDVNALSKLIIGDNYVAETPDENKKESKVYTKPKSLLNINNLTVAGKFNKINLALNQGEVVGLAGLRGSGRTDLMKTIGGANWRDAGEILLNGTPINFRTPKDAFRVGVAYLPEDRDGEGLVEILSVKDNISLSSLMKFTNKSIIDTHKESSTAQKFIDFLDIKVSTQLQQVQTLSGGNRQKVVIARLMAAEPTVYLLDEPTKGIDIMAKNFILNIIRNDLSKAGGVLMTSPSVEDLMLVCDRIIVLYDGSIVHEFNRNQFNPNQIYLAIQGVNVRPESKAVKEG; this is translated from the coding sequence ATGTACCAAACAACAGAGCCGATGCTTGATAGAACAAAAAAAGTTCTTTTAAAATTAAAAAATATTTGCAAACTGTATCCTGGAACGGTTGCTCTTAATAAAGTAAATGTTAATATAAAAGCAGGTGAATGCCACGGTATTATAGGTAAAAACGGAGCCGGTAAAACGACTCTTGTAAAAATAATTTCTGGTGTAATACCACCAAGCACTGGAGAAATTTTTATTGACGGTAAATTGTGTCATAACCTCACCCGGCGACAGGCAAAAAAACTTGGAATATCTATTGTTACTCAAGAACCTCAAATAATACCGGAATTTACGGTTGCCGAGAATTTATTATTTCCAGATTACCATTGTATGTTTGGAAAACAAATTAGCTGGAACAAAATATACAAAATAGCCGAAAAAGCTCTTTTGGACGCAAAGTTTCCAATGCAGCTTGATGCTACTGGCGCAGATCTAAGTGTCAGTGAACAGCAACTTTTGCTTGTTATTAAAGCTTTTTTTGTAGATCAAAATAATATCGTTATTCTGGATGAAGTCACCTCAGCTCTTTCCCAAAAAGATCAGGAATATTTATTTGAGCTAATTGATCAGCAGAAACAACAGGGTAAGGCGATTATATTGATATCTCATCGCATGTCAGAAATAATCAGGATGTGTGATAGCATCACTGTATTAAGGGATTCAGTGATTGTTGTTAGTAAATCCAAGGGTAAAATGGATGTAAACGCTCTTTCTAAATTAATTATTGGTGATAATTATGTAGCTGAAACCCCTGACGAAAACAAAAAGGAATCCAAAGTTTATACCAAGCCAAAGTCACTTCTGAATATTAACAATTTAACCGTCGCCGGTAAGTTTAATAAAATTAATCTTGCTTTAAACCAAGGTGAAGTGGTTGGACTCGCCGGACTGCGCGGGAGCGGTCGCACTGATTTAATGAAAACTATTGGCGGGGCTAATTGGCGTGATGCTGGAGAAATCCTTCTCAATGGGACCCCCATAAATTTTAGGACCCCAAAAGATGCTTTTCGGGTTGGTGTCGCTTATTTGCCCGAAGATCGTGATGGAGAGGGCCTGGTGGAGATACTGAGTGTAAAAGATAATATTTCGTTATCCTCTTTAATGAAATTTACCAATAAGTCGATAATCGATACTCACAAAGAGAGCTCGACTGCTCAAAAATTTATAGATTTTCTCGATATTAAGGTTAGCACCCAGTTACAGCAGGTACAAACACTGAGCGGGGGAAACCGGCAGAAGGTTGTTATCGCCAGACTAATGGCCGCAGAACCTACTGTGTACCTACTCGATGAACCTACCAAGGGTATTGATATTATGGCTAAAAATTTTATCCTTAATATTATTCGAAATGATTTATCCAAAGCCGGTGGTGTTCTGATGACTTCTCCAAGTGTAGAAGATCTGATGTTAGTGTGTGATCGAATTATTGTGCTTTATGACGGCAGTATAGTCCATGAATTTAATAGAAATCAGTTTAATCCTAATCAAATTTACCTTGCCATACAAGGGGTCAATGTTCGGCCTGAGAGCAAGGCCGTAAAGGAAGGGTAA